Sequence from the Drosophila innubila isolate TH190305 chromosome 3L unlocalized genomic scaffold, UK_Dinn_1.0 0_D_3L, whole genome shotgun sequence genome:
aagcaAACATAAGCATATATACATAGTAAAAAACGGGATCGTAAAATAGAATCGAATTCAGCAAATAAACTGTCACTGTTTATATTTAGAACATATTTAATAGAAAGAGTCATTTACTGGAGGAATTGTTCTGATATCTGACGACTCAGGCAACAGGCTGTGTGTCACCCCATTAGATAACTAGtagtaatataataaaaaattgtttatttgattgcgTTATGCAATAAGAGTCTGGTTtatattgattattattattgtattattttatttcgtacatttctttataattagaaattgCTATTGGAATTACACAAGATGAGATTGTTAAGGATTGGGAATGGCTTCAAGCGAATCTGTTCAGCGTTCtcaatgaaatggaaaatgaggATGAAGTAACAAACTTTACAATATGCAAAATACAATCGTTGTATGCTCAAAATAACCAAGACGATACTGGCGAATCGCCGGACTTTAAAGTGATGACATCACAATTTCGACAAATCTTTAAAATGCCCGAAGAGGAGCGTTTGGTCAACTCGTACTCGGCTACGtaagtgaaaattaagttgacAAACCAAATGATCGTTTAATATTCGATAACCATTATATTACAGATATGTAAAGAACAAAATACCACGACAGGGACAATTGTACATCTCCTTGAATCATGTATGCTTCTATTCGTATATACTAAGCCAGGAGATTAAGCGAATCATACGCTTCGCTGAGCTGGAGGATATTAGCCGGAGTGGCAATACAATATACCTGAAGACTACCAATAATATGACCTACAATTTCACTCTTATATTCAATGCGAATGAGGCGCATGTTTTGATCGAGCAGCTTAACAAGATGGCAATACAAAAGCTTATCCAAGATCCAGAGAGTCCAGTCGTCGATCATGACACCTCGAATTTTACACGCTTCGGCGCAAAGGCTTCCAAGAAGCCGGTTCTCTTGCGTGATTTGACGGCACGTCAAAAATCTGAAGAATTTCGGGTTTATTTTCGTCTACCGCAAACGGAAATTATTGATGGCAAGATAAAGGCCGATATCTGGACGCCATTTTCAAAGCGCTTTCATGCGggatacatatatttatcgCCCaactttttttgctttcgcAGCGATGTCAAAGATTTGGTTAGCCTCGTAATACCCATGAAAACTATTAAGGTAAATGTTAAACACGTTTTACAAATATGTAACTAACTTTTTCTATTGTTGTTCACAGAGTGTGGAGAAGAAGGACGATGGCCAGCAGCGATTTGACAATCAAATTGTTATCTTTACATCGGAGAATGTGCCTTTTATGTTTTCAAAGATTGTGGATCGCGAGGTGCTCATCTCAAAGATCACAGATCTTTTATCTCGCATCTATGTGTAAGTTATCAATTGAATTCTACGATCGACTTCTCTTTTTACatctttttatttgatttcagtcCCGTCTGCAGGGAACGCGCCAAATATGACATCTCATGGAGTAAACAGACCGCATTTCTCAACACATTTAAGACGCAATTCAGCGCGGATATGCAGAAGAAACAGGACGTGAAGGTGGCACGTTGGGAGGATCATTTTCGAGATTTTGGACGCGGCATTGCAATGTTTCGCACCACAGATGTGATTAATTTGATTGTGGAGGGAATACCGGATAAATTGAGACAGGAGATTTGGTTAATCTTCTCGGGCGCCATACATGACAAGGAAATGAATCCCGGCCTGTACGAGGATCTGGTTGAGAAGGCAGCCTGCATTAAGGATTGCTTTGCGCACGAGGAAATCGATAGAGATTTGACACGTTCTCTACCTGAACATCCGGCCTTTCAAAGCCCCGAAGGCATTGGCGCCCTACGTCGTGTCCTACAGGCATATGCCCTGCGTAATCCGCAGGTGGGCTACTGTCAGGCCATGAACATTGTATCTTCggtatttttgctattttgtgATGAGGAAAACGCCTTCTGGATGCTGGCAAGTCTTTGTGAGAATCTATTGCCGGACTACTACAAGGATAAGGTTGTTGGCGCCCAAATCGATCAGGGAGTGCTTAATGAGCTGGTTGAAACGCATATATCGGACTTGCATGAGCATCTGGAGCGACTGGGCGTTATTAAGATGATCTCCATATCATGGTTCCTTACCATATTTATAAGTGTGATCAGCTACGAGAGCTCTCTTCAAATTCTGGATTGCTTTTTCTACGAGGGTGCCAAGATCATATTTATGATCTCACTGCAGATCATTGAATGGAATCGTGACAAGCTCCTTGACTGCCAGGATGATGGCGAGGCCATGCTGGTATTGCAAACCTATTTGGGGGGCATCTATAACCCGGAGTACCAAGTGCCGCCTCCCACAGACAAGCGCAAGCTCGAACGTCCACAAACTCAAACCATCCAGACGCTCATCCATGAGGCGTACACAAAATTTGGCGAGGAGCTGACCCAGCAGCGCATCGAGGAGCTGCGTAATAAACATCGTCGCCTCACCGTGCGACAGTTTGACATTGACAACGAGATGACCATTGTGAAGGCCCATGCTCAGAATGCATACTTCAAACGGCAGGAGCTGCACATGCTGCTCACAATTATACGCGAGGAGAAGCTGGCGCTCAAAtccatgcaacagcagcagaaggcACAGAGCATGAGCGAGGCGCCACAGTTGCAGCATCAGCAGTCGCCTGCACATGATATTATGCCTGGTGGTGGGAACGGACGCCACGAGGCATATTGCGTCAGTTTTGAGGTATTCCACACGCTCTTCACAGAGCTAACGCCTTGGCGCAAGTGCGTCGGCGTTGACATTGCCGAGAAACTCTTCAGAGTAAGTCAGAAGTCACTTCGTCacctaaattttaatactaatgtcttaatttaaatcttttgtCAGCTGACGGACAAAAAGGGCACCGGACTGCTGGATTTTGGTCAGCTAATTAACGCATTAGGTTTGGTCTGCTCCACCAAGAGTATGGAGAAACTGAAGCTGCTGTTTGTATTGCATTTGCCTCCATTGTTGTCCAAGTCGGAAATTGAACGCACGCGTCGTCCGCGTCCACGGACCAAAGATGATGCCGAGGAGGCCATCGAGGCAGAGGATTTCTTTGAGTAAAAACATGAATTTCTTTTGGTTTCCCACTATCGTTTATGCTAAAgcaatttgtgtttatttgtagTGATGATGCCTCGGAGTCCATTGAAGCGCTGCCGTCGCCATCGGATAACAACTTTGATGCTGATGACTTTGCTTTGATAAGCGCCAcacaacatttgcataatttagcTGGAATCTCGGGCAACACCTTTATGGACTTGTCGCGAACACCGAATCTGTCGCTGAACTCGAATGCATCGTCGTTGGCGCAACGTAACTCGACGTTTTATGTGGATTTGCCCGCTGCACTCCAGGGTACTGCAACACGCACAGAAGCTGGGCAGGATGACGACCAAGACATCGGTCTACGCCAGCAAGGACGTTACGAATCGATTGACACATTTTCGGATATTTCAGATCTGGGCGCGGCCCCGACGACAACAGCtggcacagcagcagccacaaatGCCGATCAAATGCTACTGAACGTTGAGACTATATCGAATTTCTCACAGATCAGCGACCTGGTTGCGGCCACGCGACTCGAACGTGCCGATTCAAATGCCACGGATACACGAAGCCTGGGCAGTTTGGGCTATTTGCTGGATCAGCCCACAGAAGGCGCCTCCGGCAGTGGACAGCATCGCCATGTGCCGCACATGCGCAAGGAAAATTTCCAGCTACTGTGGCGCAGCATCATCGAGATCTTGGGTTGCGTCCAGGACGAGGATATGCGATGTGCATGTAAGTGCACTTGAACTTATgctactttttttgtttaacttttaagACCTTACTTTGACAGACGAAAATCTCATGGAGatgggcaacagcaacatcaagaAAGAGCCCAGTTTGGAGAGCTTTACACAGCTCAATTTAGGAGGCAGCGGGGATGAGGTGAGTACAGGGAT
This genomic interval carries:
- the LOC117788929 gene encoding TBC1 domain family member 9 isoform X1 → MWIQPKELLLPSAFWIAEMYSKYFVLQKRRGHGESRGFGSMLVGTFDSVMNTKPAPYRILHQTPSSEVSYEIAIGITQDEIVKDWEWLQANLFSVLNEMENEDEVTNFTICKIQSLYAQNNQDDTGESPDFKVMTSQFRQIFKMPEEERLVNSYSATYVKNKIPRQGQLYISLNHVCFYSYILSQEIKRIIRFAELEDISRSGNTIYLKTTNNMTYNFTLIFNANEAHVLIEQLNKMAIQKLIQDPESPVVDHDTSNFTRFGAKASKKPVLLRDLTARQKSEEFRVYFRLPQTEIIDGKIKADIWTPFSKRFHAGYIYLSPNFFCFRSDVKDLVSLVIPMKTIKSVEKKDDGQQRFDNQIVIFTSENVPFMFSKIVDREVLISKITDLLSRIYVPVCRERAKYDISWSKQTAFLNTFKTQFSADMQKKQDVKVARWEDHFRDFGRGIAMFRTTDVINLIVEGIPDKLRQEIWLIFSGAIHDKEMNPGLYEDLVEKAACIKDCFAHEEIDRDLTRSLPEHPAFQSPEGIGALRRVLQAYALRNPQVGYCQAMNIVSSVFLLFCDEENAFWMLASLCENLLPDYYKDKVVGAQIDQGVLNELVETHISDLHEHLERLGVIKMISISWFLTIFISVISYESSLQILDCFFYEGAKIIFMISLQIIEWNRDKLLDCQDDGEAMLVLQTYLGGIYNPEYQVPPPTDKRKLERPQTQTIQTLIHEAYTKFGEELTQQRIEELRNKHRRLTVRQFDIDNEMTIVKAHAQNAYFKRQELHMLLTIIREEKLALKSMQQQQKAQSMSEAPQLQHQQSPAHDIMPGGGNGRHEAYCVSFEVFHTLFTELTPWRKCVGVDIAEKLFRLTDKKGTGLLDFGQLINALGLVCSTKSMEKLKLLFVLHLPPLLSKSEIERTRRPRPRTKDDAEEAIEAEDFFDDDASESIEALPSPSDNNFDADDFALISATQHLHNLAGISGNTFMDLSRTPNLSLNSNASSLAQRNSTFYVDLPAALQGTATRTEAGQDDDQDIGLRQQGRYESIDTFSDISDLGAAPTTTAGTAAATNADQMLLNVETISNFSQISDLVAATRLERADSNATDTRSLGSLGYLLDQPTEGASGSGQHRHVPHMRKENFQLLWRSIIEILGCVQDEDMRCAYENLMEMGNSNIKKEPSLESFTQLNLGGSGDEQPDNNGNPTTPAAEPSSTTRLFVALEEELRQAKAGAAAVAGGATATATRTTTTTTTSSGSSSSTNTSDSWHISINQFIATALTCECIVKAFQSQTRIVEQIELLQKKRRKCLSTNYSY
- the LOC117788929 gene encoding TBC1 domain family member 9 isoform X2, with translation MWIQPKELLLPSAFWIAEMYSKYFVLQKRRGHGESRGFGSMLVGTFDSVMNTKPAPYRILHQTPSSEVSYEIAIGITQDEIVKDWEWLQANLFSVLNEMENEDEVTNFTICKIQSLYAQNNQDDTGESPDFKVMTSQFRQIFKMPEEERLVNSYSATYVKNKIPRQGQLYISLNHVCFYSYILSQEIKRIIRFAELEDISRSGNTIYLKTTNNMTYNFTLIFNANEAHVLIEQLNKMAIQKLIQDPESPVVDHDTSNFTRFGAKASKKPVLLRDLTARQKSEEFRVYFRLPQTEIIDGKIKADIWTPFSKRFHAGYIYLSPNFFCFRSDVKDLVSLVIPMKTIKSVEKKDDGQQRFDNQIVIFTSENVPFMFSKIVDREVLISKITDLLSRIYVPVCRERAKYDISWSKQTAFLNTFKTQFSADMQKKQDVKVARWEDHFRDFGRGIAMFRTTDVINLIVEGIPDKLRQEIWLIFSGAIHDKEMNPGLYEDLVEKAACIKDCFAHEEIDRDLTRSLPEHPAFQSPEGIGALRRVLQAYALRNPQVGYCQAMNIVSSVFLLFCDEENAFWMLASLCENLLPDYYKDKVVGAQIDQGVLNELVETHISDLHEHLERLGVIKMISISWFLTIFISVISYESSLQILDCFFYEGAKIIFMISLQIIEWNRDKLLDCQDDGEAMLVLQTYLGGIYNPEYQVPPPTDKRKLERPQTQTIQTLIHEAYTKFGEELTQQRIEELRNKHRRLTVRQFDIDNEMTIVKAHAQNAYFKRQELHMLLTIIREEKLALKSMQQQQKAQSMSEAPQLQHQQSPAHDIMPGGGNGRHEAYCVSFEVFHTLFTELTPWRKCVGVDIAEKLFRLTDKKGTGLLDFGQLINALGLVCSTKSMEKLKLLFVLHLPPLLSKSEIERTRRPRPRTKDDAEEAIEAEDFFDDDASESIEALPSPSDNNFDADDFALISATQHLHNLAGISGNTFMDLSRTPNLSLNSNASSLAQRNSTFYVDLPAALQDLGAAPTTTAGTAAATNADQMLLNVETISNFSQISDLVAATRLERADSNATDTRSLGSLGYLLDQPTEGASGSGQHRHVPHMRKENFQLLWRSIIEILGCVQDEDMRCAYENLMEMGNSNIKKEPSLESFTQLNLGGSGDEQPDNNGNPTTPAAEPSSTTRLFVALEEELRQAKAGAAAVAGGATATATRTTTTTTTSSGSSSSTNTSDSWHISINQFIATALTCECIVKAFQSQTRIVEQIELLQKKRRKCLSTNYSY